Below is a window of Rhipicephalus sanguineus isolate Rsan-2018 chromosome 9, BIME_Rsan_1.4, whole genome shotgun sequence DNA.
CTTCGCAAGTCAACAGCTGCTCCTGCAGCGTTGGCCGATAcgtcgctgtcggttgatggctgGAACTGTCGTTTGAGGTCGAGTCGACCGAGTCGGACGTGTCCGGGCCGGACGTGGCGTGCTGGTGAAGCGCGGGCTGCGGCGGCTGGGGGTTGGGGAAGTCATTCAGGCACTGCTCCTCTTCCTCGCTCATGGTAAGCAAAGACTGCCTCCTCAACGTCAAATCCTTTCCGTTGAGATTAAGGATGAACCGCTCGAGCTCGGGCGTCGAGAGCGCCAGATTTTGGAGGTCTGGAGACGTGAGCAGGCTCGAACAGCGCGCCTGTGTGCTGCTGCGTCGGCATGCCCCAGGGCTTTCTAAGTCCAGGGTCATGCTCCGCTTGCGCGAGACCAACACTTCACAACTCAACAGCTGCTCCTGCAGCGTTGGCCGATAcgtcgctgtcggttgatggctgGAACTGTCGTTTGAGGTCGAGTCGACCGAGTCGGACGTGTCTGGGCCAGACGTGGCTTGCTGGTGAAGCGCGGGCTGCGGCGGCTGGGGGTTGGGGAAGTCACTCAGGCACTGCTCCTCTTCCTCGCTCATGGTAAGCAAAGACAGCCTCCTCACCGTCGAATCCCTTCCGCTGAGATTAAGAATGAACCGCTCGAGCTCGGGCGTCGAAAGCGCCAGCTTTTGCAGGTCTGGAGACGTGAGCAGGCTCGAACAGCGCGCCTGTTTGCTGCTGCGTTGGCATGCCCCAGGGCTTTTTAAGTCCAGGGTCATGCTCCGCCTGCGCGAGACCAACTCTTCGCACCTCAACAGCTGCTCCTGCGGCGTTGGCCGATAcgtcgctgtcggttgatggctgGAACTGTCGTTTGAGGTCGAGTCGACCGAGTCGGACGTGTCCGGGCCGGACATGGCGTCCTGGTGAAGCGCGGGCTGCGGCGGCTGCGGGTTGGGGAAGTCACTCAGGCACTCCTCTTCCTCGCTCATGGTAAGCAAAAACAGCCTACTCACCGTCGAATCCTTCCCGTTGAGATTAATGATGAGGCGCTCGAGCTCGGGCGTCGAGAGCGCCAGATTTTGCAGGTCTGGAGACGGGAGCAGGCTCGAACAGCGCCCCTGTTTGCTGCTGCGTTGGCATGCCCCAGGGCTTTCTAAGTTCAGGGTCATGCTCCGCTTGCGAGAGACCAACTCTTCGCAACTCACCAGCTGTTCCTGCAGCGCTGGCTGATACGTCGCTGCCGGTTGTTGGCTGGCGCCATCGCTACTCTTCTCGTTCAAGCCGACGGACGACAACGGTGGTGTGCCGCCCAGGCGAGGCACCGTCTGTGGCTTGTCCTCCTCGCAGCCGCtcgtcggcgagtgctcgggcGACGACGGATCAAAGTAACTGTCGTTTGTGGTCGAGTCGCCCGAGTCGGACATGTTCGGGCCTAGCGATCCGTGAAGCGCGTGCTGCGGCGACTACTGAGGCCGTTACTGCTGCGCCAGCTCCAGTTTAGCGAGTGGGCTGGCTAAGCCACTCGTGCACTGTGTATCAGCCGCAGATATGCTGATGAAAGGCTGTGACTGTCGCCAGTGAATCCGGGAGCAGCAATGCGCGGCGGGCTCTAATGTCAACGGATATGGCGCAGAAACAGTGCATGCGCACTGAATGGCTCCTCATCACCGGCATGTCACCACGCCGAATCTTCTGAGACTCATGATTGCCTGGTCATCATCAAACGCACACTTGTGTTTCATTCGGTGAAAAAAAAGTTCTCACTCTCCCAAATGCCGAATGATGGGCGTGACGAAGAAACTTTCTATAGTTTCACTGCGACTGAAGGGCTCATCATGAGGCTGCCTGCCGTATCGACCTCGCTTTAACTACCCATAGGCCATTTAAGGAAATGGCGCTTCGCCTTCTCTTTCAGTACGCACTGAAACACTGGGCATTGCAAGGCTTCTATAATCATCGCCTTTTCACCATGCAGGTATCTACTGTTTcttctatagggaacccaagctcaagtgctcaagtttgcggcgcga
It encodes the following:
- the LOC119405710 gene encoding uncharacterized protein LOC119405710, whose product is MSDSGDSTTNDSYFDPSSPEHSPTSGCEEDKPQTVPRLGGTPPLSSVGLNEKSSDGASQQPAATYQPALQEQLVSCEELVSRKRSMTLNLESPGACQRSSKQGRCSSLLPSPDLQNLALSTPELERLIINLNGKDSTVSRLFLLTMSEEEECLSDFPNPQPPQPALHQDAMSGPDTSDSVDSTSNDSSSHQPTATYRPTPQEQLLRCEELVSRRRSMTLDLKSPGACQRSSKQARCSSLLTSPDLQKLALSTPELERFILNLSGRDSTVRRLSLLTMSEEEEQCLSDFPNPQPPQPALHQQATSGPDTSDSVDSTSNDSSSHQPTATYRPTLQEQLLSCEVLVSRKRSMTLDLESPGACRRSSTQARCSSLLTSPDLQNLALSTPELERFILNLNGKDLTLRRQSLLTMSEEEEQCLNDFPNPQPPQPALHQHATSGPDTSDSVDSTSNDSSSHQPTATYRPTLQEQLLTCEDLVSRKRSMTLDLESPGACQRSSKQARCSSLLASPDLQKLALSTPELERFILNLNGKDSNMSRLFLLTVSEEQCLSGFSYHQPPQLALHQHATSGSVDSTSNDSSSRTSSPALQTVPRLSSTPPQSPIDMRNRERIRLERRRESNRIAALKCHQRKLDRISELEQKVNALKAEKTALEYDTSVLRRDVYQLFQVVRMHIKAGCTM